A region of Phycisphaerae bacterium DNA encodes the following proteins:
- a CDS encoding serine hydrolase, giving the protein MRVFAATAFSVVAGVGLLSPFCLAGGLPRSAPETQGISSAAILSFVEAADKDLDSLHSFMLVRHGHVVAEGWWSPYSAESPHSLFSLSKSFTSTAVGLAIAEGKLSLDDEVLQFFPDQAPAEPSENLKAMRVSDLLRMSTGQQTEPPRTPDQPWVKSFLAHPVPFKPGTHFLYNTSGTYMLSAIVQKVTGMTLLDYLGPRLFEPLGIEKPTWETSPQGISTGGYGLSIRTEDIARFGQLYLQKGRWQGRQLVPEAWIEAASARQTSNGSKPTSDWDQGYGYQFWRCRHGAYRGDGAFGQYCIVMPEQDTVIAMTSGLKDMQAVLNQVWDRLLPAMKPVSLGADDTARGKLDRTLKGLHLRPQDGSAAPVAGAIGRKFVFPANPRKLEAVTLESGVNDGPVTLVLCFGGVEQRLTCGRGTWQKGRSTLGLLPEQPLAASGAWTESDTFTASLCLYETPFVLTFRLKFVDREVRCNVEANVGFGPTKEPELVGKAEAR; this is encoded by the coding sequence ATGAGAGTATTCGCCGCCACTGCATTCTCCGTCGTCGCGGGCGTTGGGTTGTTGAGCCCCTTCTGTCTGGCGGGCGGCCTGCCGCGCAGCGCCCCCGAGACGCAGGGTATTTCGTCTGCGGCCATCCTGTCGTTTGTCGAGGCGGCCGACAAAGACCTCGACTCCCTGCACAGCTTCATGCTCGTGCGCCACGGCCACGTCGTTGCCGAGGGCTGGTGGTCGCCGTATTCCGCCGAGTCGCCGCACTCGCTCTTCTCGCTGAGCAAGAGTTTCACCTCCACGGCCGTCGGTTTGGCCATCGCCGAGGGCAAGCTCAGCCTCGATGACGAAGTACTGCAATTCTTCCCCGACCAGGCCCCGGCCGAACCGAGCGAGAACCTGAAGGCCATGCGGGTCAGTGACCTCCTGCGCATGTCCACCGGCCAGCAGACCGAGCCGCCGCGCACGCCCGACCAGCCTTGGGTCAAGTCTTTCCTCGCCCATCCGGTGCCCTTCAAGCCCGGAACTCATTTCCTCTATAATACCTCGGGCACGTACATGCTCTCGGCCATCGTCCAGAAGGTCACCGGCATGACTCTGCTCGACTACCTCGGCCCGCGTCTGTTCGAGCCGCTGGGCATCGAGAAGCCCACCTGGGAAACCAGCCCCCAAGGCATTTCGACCGGCGGCTACGGGCTGAGCATCCGCACCGAGGACATCGCCCGCTTCGGGCAGCTTTACCTCCAGAAAGGCAGATGGCAGGGCAGGCAACTCGTGCCTGAAGCGTGGATCGAGGCCGCCAGTGCCCGGCAGACGTCCAACGGCAGCAAGCCGACCAGCGACTGGGACCAGGGTTACGGATACCAGTTCTGGCGCTGCCGGCACGGAGCCTACCGCGGCGACGGTGCATTCGGGCAATACTGCATCGTGATGCCGGAGCAGGACACCGTGATCGCCATGACCAGCGGCCTGAAAGACATGCAGGCCGTGCTCAACCAGGTCTGGGACAGGCTCCTGCCGGCCATGAAACCCGTGTCGCTGGGTGCCGATGACACCGCGCGCGGCAAGCTCGATCGAACGCTCAAGGGTCTCCATCTTCGTCCGCAGGACGGTTCCGCTGCGCCGGTTGCCGGCGCGATCGGCCGCAAGTTCGTCTTTCCGGCCAATCCCCGCAAGCTGGAGGCGGTTACGCTGGAGAGCGGCGTAAACGACGGCCCGGTGACCCTGGTCCTGTGCTTCGGCGGCGTCGAGCAGCGGCTCACCTGCGGCCGGGGTACCTGGCAGAAGGGCCGTTCGACCCTCGGCCTGTTGCCCGAGCAGCCCCTGGCCGCCAGCGGTGCCTGGACCGAGAGTGACACCTTCACCGCCAGCTTGTGCCTGTACGAGACCCCGTTCGTCCTCACCTTCCGGCTGAAGTTTGTCGACCGGGAGGTGCGCTGCAACGTCGAGGCCAACGTTGGATTCGGTCCAACCAAAGAGCCGGAGCTGGTCGGCAAGGCGGAAGCGAGATGA
- a CDS encoding helix-hairpin-helix domain-containing protein → MNTDLAGSLPRMPWGVHIACYVILGCALAGVMAASILLPLSIGESPAAGTSPLGADEADGVAGDAVVGVWQRIDPNTATLHDWTRLPGIGEAMARKIIAYRDAQRSFAASRPGDEAAVVFRARCDLEAVSGLSPAAIERIAPHLAFPAGSDR, encoded by the coding sequence ATGAATACCGACCTCGCCGGATCGTTGCCTCGGATGCCCTGGGGCGTGCACATTGCCTGCTATGTCATTCTCGGGTGCGCCCTGGCCGGTGTGATGGCCGCGAGTATCCTTTTACCTCTATCGATTGGCGAATCCCCGGCCGCCGGGACGTCGCCGCTCGGTGCGGATGAAGCCGACGGGGTGGCGGGGGACGCTGTGGTCGGCGTGTGGCAGCGGATCGATCCCAATACCGCCACGCTCCACGACTGGACCCGTCTGCCCGGGATCGGGGAAGCGATGGCCCGCAAGATCATTGCCTATCGTGACGCTCAGCGGTCATTCGCCGCGAGCCGTCCCGGTGACGAAGCCGCCGTGGTGTTCCGGGCCCGGTGTGACCTCGAAGCGGTCTCCGGGCTGAGCCCCGCCGCCATTGAGCGCATCGCTCCGCATCTCGCCTTTCCAGCCGGATCGGACCGGTGA
- a CDS encoding endo-1,4-beta-xylanase yields the protein MMLETSRLMDRDQPYNLALELARGRLTRINLKREDWGLFDFEGVEPVANEITVARDLMVDSLKADTPAKQARLAEQALQAAILAGEKLSHFHADIFLARRKQVHAFTRRTIGCTVDLGNSVEVYRQRLREVSDYVYLPIPWRLVEPKQGEFNWRPFDVWIEWLAKHRTPMRVGPLVSFSEANIPAWASMYETDFETVRNLIFDHVRRVVERYANYVYQWDVISGVHADNTFEFSFEQLMEITRVTVALVKQLAPRAQTLINLVAPWGEYYARNQRTIPPMLYADMVVQSGIGFDGVGAQFLFGPSSDGMFVRDMFQISEKLDRLGNLGKPVHITAVQVPSRSFSNGRSGGCWRTPWDENVQALWAKEFYTIALSKPFIESVTWLDLADREAGLIPSGGLLQADLTPKAAFKVLKDARAELLGVTRRPPAAQAAS from the coding sequence ATGATGCTTGAAACCAGCCGGCTGATGGACCGGGATCAGCCTTACAACCTCGCCCTCGAGTTGGCTCGTGGTCGTCTGACCCGCATCAACCTCAAACGGGAAGACTGGGGCTTGTTCGATTTTGAGGGCGTTGAGCCGGTGGCCAACGAGATCACCGTGGCCCGGGATCTGATGGTTGACTCGCTGAAGGCGGACACGCCTGCGAAGCAGGCTCGGTTGGCGGAGCAGGCGCTTCAGGCTGCCATTCTGGCAGGGGAGAAGCTCAGTCATTTTCACGCGGACATCTTCCTTGCCCGCCGCAAGCAGGTCCACGCGTTCACCCGCCGGACCATCGGCTGCACGGTTGACCTGGGCAACTCGGTCGAGGTCTACCGTCAACGGCTGCGGGAGGTCAGCGACTACGTTTACCTTCCCATCCCCTGGCGTCTGGTTGAGCCGAAGCAAGGGGAGTTCAACTGGCGTCCTTTTGACGTCTGGATCGAGTGGTTGGCCAAGCACCGTACCCCGATGCGGGTGGGGCCGCTGGTCAGTTTCAGCGAGGCCAACATCCCGGCGTGGGCGAGCATGTACGAGACCGATTTTGAGACCGTCCGTAACCTGATCTTCGATCACGTGCGGCGGGTGGTCGAGCGGTATGCCAACTACGTCTACCAGTGGGATGTGATCAGCGGCGTCCACGCGGACAACACCTTCGAGTTCTCCTTCGAGCAGCTGATGGAGATCACCCGGGTGACGGTTGCCCTGGTGAAACAGCTTGCCCCCCGGGCCCAGACGCTGATCAATCTGGTTGCCCCTTGGGGGGAGTATTATGCCCGGAATCAGAGGACGATTCCGCCGATGCTCTATGCGGACATGGTTGTCCAGAGCGGGATCGGCTTCGACGGAGTTGGCGCCCAGTTCCTCTTCGGACCCTCGTCGGACGGCATGTTTGTGCGGGACATGTTCCAGATCTCCGAGAAGCTGGACCGGCTCGGCAATCTTGGCAAGCCGGTACACATCACGGCGGTTCAGGTGCCGTCGCGGTCGTTCAGTAACGGGCGAAGTGGCGGTTGCTGGCGGACGCCGTGGGATGAGAACGTCCAGGCCCTGTGGGCCAAGGAGTTCTACACCATTGCCCTGAGCAAGCCGTTCATCGAGAGCGTCACCTGGCTTGATCTGGCCGACCGCGAGGCCGGTCTGATTCCTTCGGGGGGGTTACTGCAGGCCGACCTGACGCCGAAGGCTGCCTTCAAGGTCCTCAAGGATGCCCGTGCGGAGCTGCTGGGGGTCACCCGTCGTCCGCCCGCTGCCCAGGCTGCCAGCTGA